The sequence GCCAATGCAGCAGAACTAGAAATTGGTAATGTAAAATATTCAAAGGAAGCTGTATATGGAAAAGCAAACTTAAAGCATTTTTGGTGTGATACTTTTTATGGGCATCAAGAGCTTATGGGAACTTATCCTAAAAAACCTAAAGTTGAACCTTTTTATAAGGTTATTGATGAAGTAGAGAAAAAACTTAAAGAGTATGGTTATTCAGTTGAAAGATTTGGCTCTCCACGAGAGATACTAGTAATAAATAAGTGTGCCACTGTAGGGGATAACCTTGAGGCTGACTTAGGACAGGTTTATAATATAACTGGAGCTTTAGATCTCATAAGTTATGATGAATTGTTGAAAATAGGAAGAATTGTAAGAAATGTAGTAAAAGTTCCTAGAGTTATAGCCTTTGGAGGGGAAGAGGTAACACTAGAAAATATAAAAGATGCTTATGAGTGTAAAGACTTGTTTTTTGCAGGAATAAATGCTCCAAAGTCTGGAGTTTATAAAAAAGGATATCAAGTACAGCATATGGGATATGGAATCAATAACGAAGTACAACTGCCAAAGGTCCTAGAAGGAATAGCTAAAACTATTTTAATAGGAAAGGTTGCAGATATAGTTGAAAATCCAAATGGAAAATCTATTTTTGGTGTGGATAGTAGTGAAATTATGGATAGGTTAATTGAGGAGATTAAAGAAAATAAAGTTGGTTTTATTTGTGCTAATA is a genomic window of Fusobacterium sp. containing:
- a CDS encoding phosphopentomutase, with the protein product MKRFVVLVLDSFGIGEMKDVKIVRPQDVGANTYRSVLEGNPNLSIPNLEKLGIANAAELEIGNVKYSKEAVYGKANLKHFWCDTFYGHQELMGTYPKKPKVEPFYKVIDEVEKKLKEYGYSVERFGSPREILVINKCATVGDNLEADLGQVYNITGALDLISYDELLKIGRIVRNVVKVPRVIAFGGEEVTLENIKDAYECKDLFFAGINAPKSGVYKKGYQVQHMGYGINNEVQLPKVLEGIAKTILIGKVADIVENPNGKSIFGVDSSEIMDRLIEEIKENKVGFICANIQETDLAGHQEDPIRYGDRLEVVDKKLKLVMELLDEEDILIVTADHGNDPNIGHSNHTRELVPILVYKKNGLKGLNIGERKSLSDIGQTVAEYFGRVLPDNGESFLKKL